GGTTGAAGCAAGGTATCTTGTTGCTTCGTCCAATACGCTCTTATCTGCCATTTATTATTTCCAGCGACTTGCGGATTATTACATCTGGCTTTTGAGGTTTTATAAGATAGGTTCTTGCTCCCAAGTTTAGTGCTTGAATTATCGCTTCTCGTTGCATAACCTGTGAATATATTAAAACTGGAGTGTTTATTTGATGAAATCTCAAAGTTTTTAAAATATCATATCCAGAAATTCCTGGCATAAATATGTCCAATATCAAAAGCGAGTAAGTTTTTGAATTTGCCGCTTTTAGAAATTCCGTTCCACTAGAAAACAGCTCGCAATTTGCATTTACGTTTTTGAACGCTGCCTGCAAAAGTTGCCTTACAACTTCATCATCATCAACTATGGCGACGTTAAACACAGAAGCATTTGCTTCTTCCTCGTTATCTGGAACTCCAGAATCCGAGAAAAATCTCATCTCTACAGAGCCTTCGTTACTGTCGCTGGTTTGAGTTAAAATTTGGTCAGAAATCAAATCTTGTATGCTCGAAGTTGCTCCGCTTTCCACTACAGAATTTAAAACTTGAGCTAAATCTGTTACAACTTCAATTCCTTCGTATTCTGGATGCCCATCGATTAAATCTTTTGCAAAAGCGTCAAGCGAAAGGACTTTTACATTTTTGCGCTCAATCCTGCTATCTGCGAGTATGTTGTCTAACAGCAGTTCCAAATTTGCACCATCGACAAAACTTAGGGAAAGGTCTGTCATCATTATGATTATCTTAGGACTGTCGAGACGATTTTTGTCCATGAGTTCTGACAATTTGTATTTGAGAAGAGCGATTTTCTCCCTATTCATACCCTGTGCAATTTCTACAAAGATAATGTTTTTGTTGAGATGAATTTCTAAAACGCAGGGTGTTGTATCCAACGAAAACGAAGAGCGCAAAACGGCTCCAATCGATTCAAAAA
This portion of the Treponema pectinovorum genome encodes:
- a CDS encoding response regulator, with amino-acid sequence MAIQKKQVLIIDASPLFREFLREKLTEENIDVETAQGHRDAFIKLSSNLPDLVILDIESSSSFIQDFLERKLSNPNTVHIPIIISGPAMEKNSVANLVKYGVIKYFSKPIKFDIFFESIGAVLRSSFSLDTTPCVLEIHLNKNIIFVEIAQGMNREKIALLKYKLSELMDKNRLDSPKIIIMMTDLSLSFVDGANLELLLDNILADSRIERKNVKVLSLDAFAKDLIDGHPEYEGIEVVTDLAQVLNSVVESGATSSIQDLISDQILTQTSDSNEGSVEMRFFSDSGVPDNEEEANASVFNVAIVDDDEVVRQLLQAAFKNVNANCELFSSGTEFLKAANSKTYSLLILDIFMPGISGYDILKTLRFHQINTPVLIYSQVMQREAIIQALNLGARTYLIKPQKPDVIIRKSLEIINGR